The following are from one region of the Streptococcus sp. 1643 genome:
- a CDS encoding response regulator transcription factor, whose protein sequence is MYKVLLVDDEYMVTEGLKRLIPFEKWDMQVVATANHADDALDYVKKNPVDVVISDVNMPDKTGLEMIREMKELLPDTYYILLSGYQEFDYVKKAMNLSVVDYLVKPVDKVELGNLLEKIARQLQEKVEKSQTLSQELDETGFTNYLSDKDSWWIGLSKEKQGSFTIPYYVLGQDWQIFISDQPLDGIVVTPFEAPYQQSFENWKINAEKALFYGSVNLEKSESLFAYYEPIYRVIIQGNINQIIEELTLLEKIVLKNTPRVAITKQLFTQFVMDVFHLFEHLKADDMTEIVKAIHAINTFEELVAYIKETLTKFFGQYRMNENVVSVLEVIGRDYQKELSLKDISKDLFINPVYLGQLIKRETNSTFAELLNKQRIKAAQQLLLSTSDSIEDICYAVGYSNVGYFYKVFRKLCGKSPKAYRKQVETSL, encoded by the coding sequence ATGTATAAAGTTTTATTAGTAGACGATGAGTACATGGTGACAGAGGGGCTCAAGCGATTAATCCCCTTTGAAAAATGGGATATGCAAGTCGTCGCAACAGCTAATCACGCAGATGATGCTTTGGACTATGTTAAGAAAAATCCAGTAGATGTGGTCATTTCCGATGTCAACATGCCAGATAAGACCGGACTTGAGATGATTAGGGAAATGAAAGAGCTACTTCCAGATACCTATTATATCTTGCTGTCTGGTTATCAGGAGTTTGACTACGTCAAAAAAGCCATGAACCTTAGTGTCGTGGATTATCTGGTCAAGCCAGTAGACAAGGTGGAGTTGGGCAATTTATTAGAAAAGATTGCGCGACAGCTTCAGGAAAAGGTGGAGAAAAGTCAGACCCTCAGTCAAGAATTGGATGAGACAGGATTTACTAACTATCTGTCAGATAAAGACAGCTGGTGGATAGGACTTTCAAAGGAAAAGCAGGGATCTTTTACCATTCCTTACTACGTTTTGGGGCAAGACTGGCAGATTTTCATCTCTGATCAGCCACTAGATGGCATCGTCGTGACACCATTTGAAGCACCCTACCAGCAGTCTTTTGAGAATTGGAAGATCAATGCTGAGAAAGCCCTCTTCTACGGTTCAGTCAATCTAGAAAAATCCGAGAGTTTGTTTGCTTATTACGAGCCGATTTATCGGGTGATTATCCAAGGGAATATCAATCAAATCATCGAAGAATTAACCCTGCTAGAGAAGATTGTTTTGAAGAATACCCCGCGCGTGGCCATCACGAAGCAGCTCTTTACCCAGTTTGTCATGGATGTCTTTCATTTGTTTGAACACCTAAAAGCAGATGATATGACCGAGATTGTCAAAGCTATCCATGCCATTAATACCTTTGAAGAATTGGTTGCCTATATCAAAGAAACTTTGACCAAGTTCTTTGGCCAGTACCGCATGAATGAAAATGTGGTGAGTGTTCTGGAAGTGATTGGGCGTGATTATCAGAAAGAGCTCTCACTGAAGGATATTAGCAAGGATCTCTTTATCAATCCTGTCTATCTCGGTCAGCTGATCAAGAGGGAAACCAACTCAACCTTTGCGGAATTGCTCAATAAACAGCGAATTAAGGCAGCGCAGCAACTCTTACTTTCGACCAGTGATAGCATCGAAGATATTTGCTATGCAGTTGGCTATAGTAATGTTGGATATTTCTACAAGGTTTTCCGTAAATTGTGCGGAAAATCACCGAAAGCTTATCGGAAACAAGTTGAAACCAGCTTGTAA
- a CDS encoding methionine ABC transporter ATP-binding protein, with protein sequence MSRDIIKLDQIDVTFHQKKRTITAVKDVTIHIQEGDIYGIVGYSGAGKSTLVRVINLLQKPSAGKITIDDDVIFDGKVTLTAEQLRRKRQDIGMIFQHFNLMSQKTAEENVAFALKHSGLSKEEKKAKVAKLLDLVGLADRAENYPSQLSGGQKQRVAIARALANDPKILISDESTSALDPKTTKQILALLQDLNQKLGLTVVLITHEMQIVKDIANRVAVMQDGRLIEEGSVLEIFSDPKQPLTQDFISTATGIDEAMVKIEKQEIVEHLSENSILVQLKYAGASTDEPLLNELYKRYQVTANILYGNIEILDGTPVGELVVVLSGEKAALAGAQEAIRQAGVQLKVLKGGQ encoded by the coding sequence ATGAGTAGAGATATTATCAAGTTAGATCAGATCGATGTGACTTTTCACCAAAAGAAGAGAACCATCACAGCGGTCAAGGATGTGACCATTCACATCCAAGAAGGGGATATCTACGGAATCGTTGGATATTCTGGAGCAGGGAAATCAACCCTTGTACGGGTGATTAACCTCTTGCAAAAACCATCTGCAGGGAAAATCACCATTGATGACGATGTGATTTTTGACGGTAAGGTCACTTTGACGGCGGAGCAGTTGCGTCGGAAACGTCAAGATATCGGGATGATTTTCCAACACTTTAATCTTATGAGCCAGAAAACGGCCGAGGAGAATGTGGCCTTTGCCCTTAAACATTCTGGACTCAGCAAGGAAGAAAAGAAAGCTAAAGTAGCCAAGTTGTTGGACTTGGTTGGCTTGGCGGATCGTGCTGAAAACTACCCTTCACAACTATCAGGAGGGCAAAAACAGCGTGTGGCTATTGCGCGTGCCTTGGCCAATGATCCAAAAATCTTGATTTCAGATGAGTCAACTTCTGCCCTTGACCCTAAGACAACCAAGCAGATTTTGGCCTTGTTGCAAGATTTAAACCAAAAATTAGGTTTGACGGTTGTTTTGATTACGCATGAAATGCAGATTGTCAAAGACATTGCCAACCGTGTGGCGGTCATGCAGGATGGCCGTTTGATTGAAGAAGGAAGTGTTCTTGAAATCTTCTCAGACCCTAAACAACCTTTGACACAGGACTTTATCTCAACAGCTACAGGTATTGATGAAGCCATGGTCAAGATTGAGAAGCAAGAAATCGTAGAACATTTATCTGAGAACAGTATTTTAGTGCAGCTCAAGTATGCAGGGGCTTCGACAGACGAACCACTTTTGAATGAATTGTACAAGCGTTACCAAGTAACGGCTAATATCCTCTATGGAAATATCGAAATTCTCGATGGCACTCCTGTTGGAGAATTGGTTGTGGTCTTGTCAGGTGAAAAAGCAGCACTAGCAGGTGCTCAAGAAGCCATCCGTCAGGCTGGTGTGCAGTTAAAAGTATTGAAGGGAGGACAGTAA
- a CDS encoding NRAMP family divalent metal transporter, producing the protein MSQVTLSNQSTWASKLKAMGPGILMASAAVGGSHIVSSTQAGGSYGWSLLLLVILANVFKYPFFRFGAEYTADTGKTLVEGYAEKGKLYLWIFFVLNVFSAMVNTAGVAILCSAIIASAFPMIGLSITQWSLILVAVIWAMLLFGGYKLLDGMAKWIMSALTIATVLAVIIAAIKHPEYSSDFVEKTPWQMAALPFIVSLLGWMPAPIEISAINSLWSAEKKKTVNFNTADALFDFNVGYIGTAILAVFFVALGALIQYPTGQAVEAASVKYISQFVGMYASVLGEWSRYLITFIAFLCIFGTVITVIDGYSRVNQESLRLLIRQKEDTRKSLNIWMTITAIIGIVIIKFFAGQVSTMLRFAMIGSFLTTPFFALLNYVLVTRENKNLPSWLKLLAIAGLIFLFGFAIFFIYALAIGKAG; encoded by the coding sequence ATGTCACAAGTTACGTTATCAAACCAGTCAACCTGGGCAAGCAAACTAAAGGCAATGGGACCAGGAATCCTAATGGCTTCTGCTGCTGTTGGAGGTTCTCATATCGTATCCTCTACTCAAGCTGGTGGTTCTTATGGGTGGTCACTACTCCTCTTGGTTATCTTGGCCAATGTTTTTAAATATCCATTTTTCCGTTTTGGTGCCGAATATACTGCCGACACTGGTAAAACCTTGGTGGAAGGTTATGCCGAAAAAGGAAAACTCTATCTCTGGATTTTCTTTGTCCTCAACGTCTTCTCTGCAATGGTTAATACAGCTGGAGTCGCTATCCTTTGCTCAGCTATCATCGCTAGCGCTTTTCCAATGATTGGTCTTAGCATCACTCAATGGTCTCTTATCCTTGTTGCAGTCATTTGGGCCATGCTACTCTTTGGTGGCTACAAACTATTGGATGGTATGGCAAAATGGATCATGTCTGCTTTGACCATTGCAACAGTTCTTGCAGTTATTATTGCAGCAATTAAACATCCAGAATACAGCTCTGATTTTGTCGAAAAGACACCTTGGCAAATGGCGGCCCTCCCTTTCATCGTTTCCCTCTTAGGATGGATGCCTGCTCCTATTGAAATTTCAGCCATCAATTCACTCTGGTCTGCTGAAAAGAAAAAGACCGTCAACTTTAATACAGCGGACGCTCTTTTCGACTTTAACGTTGGTTACATTGGAACTGCTATCCTAGCTGTATTCTTCGTGGCACTAGGAGCACTGATTCAGTATCCTACCGGGCAGGCAGTTGAAGCTGCTTCAGTCAAATACATCTCTCAATTTGTGGGTATGTATGCCTCTGTTCTTGGAGAATGGTCCCGTTATTTGATTACCTTTATCGCCTTTCTCTGTATCTTTGGAACGGTCATCACCGTTATCGATGGCTACTCTCGTGTCAATCAGGAATCGCTGCGACTCTTGATTCGTCAAAAAGAGGATACTCGCAAATCTTTGAACATCTGGATGACCATTACCGCTATCATTGGTATCGTAATTATTAAATTCTTTGCTGGACAAGTTTCCACCATGCTTCGCTTTGCTATGATCGGTTCTTTCCTGACAACACCATTCTTCGCTCTTTTGAACTATGTATTGGTGACACGTGAGAATAAAAATCTTCCTTCTTGGCTAAAACTCCTCGCTATCGCAGGTTTGATTTTCCTCTTTGGCTTTGCTATTTTCTTTATCTATGCACTTGCTATCGGAAAAGCAGGATAG
- a CDS encoding ABC transporter permease, giving the protein MKKNPIYLWVLLVLSALISSMSLFGILSPLPSKDVLRTSLSNSGSLTAQQIEDTVNYTYQVTASSHSIFNTLLIVLSAILVVVAFVFLVRKNVQFANYAYIGYVLLAIVGLVYSYMNVQDAVQLIKDTTLGLGMGAFAQGTNILFIIINVLFLALVFYKMWRQQKDLAEEVEAEEVA; this is encoded by the coding sequence ATGAAAAAGAATCCTATTTATCTTTGGGTTTTGTTAGTCCTATCAGCCCTCATTTCATCTATGTCATTGTTTGGAATCTTGAGTCCATTGCCAAGTAAAGATGTGCTTCGTACAAGCCTATCTAATAGTGGGTCCCTTACTGCTCAGCAAATAGAAGACACGGTTAACTATACTTACCAAGTAACAGCGTCATCGCACTCTATTTTTAATACGTTGTTGATTGTTTTATCTGCAATTTTAGTTGTAGTAGCCTTTGTATTTCTAGTACGTAAAAATGTGCAATTCGCAAACTATGCTTATATTGGCTATGTTCTACTAGCGATTGTTGGTTTGGTTTATAGCTATATGAACGTTCAAGATGCGGTTCAATTAATCAAAGATACTACTCTCGGCTTAGGAATGGGAGCATTTGCACAAGGAACGAATATTTTGTTCATCATTATCAATGTTCTCTTTTTAGCCTTAGTCTTTTACAAGATGTGGCGCCAACAAAAAGATTTGGCCGAAGAAGTCGAAGCAGAAGAAGTTGCCTAA
- a CDS encoding MptD family putative ECF transporter S component, with the protein MKKNILTTLLAAVLYFLCLGIGVFLGHLVDQTGNMFYAPAFSALVGGSVYMLLLTKVPRFGAITTLGLFMALFFLASKHGAGAFLPGLACGLAADAIARLGNYRDRIKNTLSFLVFAFSTSGPIFLMWIRPKAYVATLVARGKSQEYIERIMVAPELDKILLFVSSILLGALIGALLGQAISKKFTHKI; encoded by the coding sequence ATGAAGAAAAATATCTTAACCACCCTCTTGGCCGCCGTCCTTTATTTCCTCTGTCTAGGGATTGGAGTCTTCCTAGGACACCTGGTCGATCAAACAGGCAATATGTTCTACGCGCCGGCCTTTTCTGCCCTTGTCGGTGGCAGTGTCTACATGCTTCTTTTGACGAAGGTCCCTCGTTTTGGCGCTATCACCACTCTAGGACTTTTTATGGCACTTTTCTTCCTAGCTAGCAAGCATGGCGCTGGTGCCTTTCTCCCAGGACTCGCCTGTGGTCTTGCAGCAGATGCCATCGCTCGTCTCGGAAACTACAGAGATCGAATCAAAAACACCCTCTCCTTCCTCGTCTTTGCTTTTAGCACAAGTGGCCCTATCTTCCTCATGTGGATCCGTCCCAAAGCTTACGTGGCCACCTTAGTTGCACGTGGGAAATCCCAAGAATACATTGAGCGTATCATGGTCGCTCCAGAGTTGGACAAAATCCTTCTCTTTGTTTCAAGCATCCTCCTAGGTGCCTTGATTGGGGCTTTGCTTGGACAAGCCATTAGTAAAAAGTTTACACACAAAATCTAA
- a CDS encoding sensor histidine kinase encodes MKNWRQNRMKQFWLHSLLRIYSLVMIVVIASFAIMLSYADWDSREKEAQRVAERVTTRTVSEVEYYHRESTQLAQSLVENQARIEGIYKYFSLSTPDYFYWQLERKTSPYISVSLYENIDDLYVRNDFVTGVAIVLQDYKEVYVSTREKRSGEKIPAEDFKPTANSFAIPVSDPVSDKDLGVIYISLSPDVLHGAIDNTRGHIPMAVTVTSPFETEMFHIGEKVSAERENWFVGVTSHGYQVRVAVPKNFVLTGTLTSSAVIIGLSILFIIILYVTLRQTFSNYQKQVVDLVDSIEVIAQGEEGLRIDTSEKDQELLLIAETTNDMLDRLEKNIHDIYQLELSQKDANMRALQAQINPHFMYNTLEFLRMYAVMQSQDELADIIYEFSSLLRNNISDERETTLKQELEFCRKYSYLCMVRYPKSIAYGFKIAPELEEMRIPKFTLQPLVENYFAHGVDHRRTDNVISIKALKGQGFVEILVEDNGRGMPAEKLASLQEKLAQRSFEHEASYSGERQSIGIVNVHERFVLYFGDRYQISVESAEQEGVRYHITIQDE; translated from the coding sequence ATGAAAAATTGGCGACAAAATAGAATGAAGCAGTTTTGGCTTCACTCTCTTTTACGGATTTATAGTTTGGTTATGATCGTGGTCATTGCCAGTTTTGCAATTATGCTATCGTATGCTGACTGGGACTCGCGTGAGAAAGAGGCCCAACGGGTTGCAGAACGTGTGACCACTCGGACAGTGAGTGAAGTGGAATACTATCACAGAGAGTCAACTCAACTTGCTCAGTCTTTGGTTGAAAATCAGGCCCGCATCGAAGGAATTTACAAGTATTTTAGTCTCAGCACACCAGACTATTTCTATTGGCAATTAGAGCGTAAAACTTCGCCTTATATCTCGGTTTCCCTGTATGAAAATATTGATGACCTCTATGTTCGGAATGATTTTGTGACTGGAGTGGCTATTGTTCTTCAGGACTACAAGGAAGTCTATGTTTCGACTAGAGAAAAACGCAGTGGAGAGAAAATTCCTGCGGAGGATTTTAAGCCAACAGCCAATAGTTTTGCCATTCCTGTTTCCGATCCTGTGTCTGACAAGGATTTAGGAGTGATTTATATCTCCCTATCCCCAGATGTTTTACATGGCGCTATTGACAATACAAGGGGCCATATCCCAATGGCTGTAACAGTAACTTCGCCTTTTGAGACTGAGATGTTCCATATTGGGGAGAAGGTCTCAGCCGAGCGAGAAAACTGGTTTGTAGGTGTCACCTCTCACGGTTATCAGGTTCGAGTTGCTGTTCCTAAAAATTTTGTTCTTACAGGAACTTTGACGAGTTCAGCTGTCATTATTGGGCTAAGTATTCTCTTTATCATCATTTTGTACGTGACCCTTAGACAGACTTTTTCAAATTACCAAAAGCAGGTCGTAGACCTAGTTGATTCGATCGAGGTGATTGCTCAAGGGGAAGAAGGCCTTCGAATCGATACCTCTGAAAAAGACCAAGAATTGCTTCTCATTGCAGAAACAACCAATGATATGTTGGACCGCCTGGAAAAAAATATCCACGATATCTATCAGCTAGAGCTCAGTCAAAAAGATGCCAATATGCGAGCCCTGCAGGCTCAAATCAATCCTCACTTTATGTACAATACTCTGGAGTTTTTACGGATGTATGCCGTCATGCAAAGTCAGGATGAACTGGCGGACATTATCTATGAATTTAGTAGCTTGTTACGCAACAATATCTCCGACGAGCGGGAAACGACCTTGAAGCAGGAGTTGGAATTTTGCCGAAAATATAGCTATCTCTGTATGGTGCGTTATCCTAAATCCATTGCCTATGGTTTCAAGATTGCACCAGAATTGGAAGAAATGAGGATTCCAAAATTTACACTCCAACCATTAGTAGAAAACTACTTTGCCCATGGTGTTGACCATCGCAGAACGGATAATGTCATCAGTATCAAAGCCTTGAAGGGCCAAGGCTTCGTTGAAATCCTAGTGGAAGACAATGGTCGAGGAATGCCCGCTGAGAAACTAGCTAGCTTGCAGGAAAAATTAGCTCAGAGAAGTTTTGAACACGAAGCAAGCTACAGTGGGGAGCGGCAATCAATTGGAATAGTAAATGTGCACGAACGCTTTGTTCTCTACTTTGGGGATCGCTACCAAATCAGTGTAGAGTCAGCTGAGCAAGAAGGTGTTCGTTACCATATCACTATCCAGGATGAATAG
- the nrdI gene encoding class Ib ribonucleoside-diphosphate reductase assembly flavoprotein NrdI has protein sequence MKKISLVYISLSGNTESFVTRLKDYLLSQYEGIEVQKIHIKDLVKEGQEFFEMEHPYVAFLPTYLEGGNGVDNGDVEILTTPVGDFIAYGDNASKCFGVVGSGNRNFNNQYCLTAKQYSQRFGFPVLADFEMRGMLGDIKKVAAIIADLYELETEK, from the coding sequence ATGAAAAAAATATCCCTAGTGTATATCAGTCTGAGTGGGAATACAGAGAGTTTTGTAACCCGACTCAAGGACTATCTCTTGTCTCAGTATGAGGGAATTGAGGTCCAAAAAATCCATATCAAGGATTTGGTCAAGGAAGGCCAAGAATTCTTTGAAATGGAACATCCCTATGTCGCTTTCTTGCCGACCTATCTGGAAGGTGGAAATGGTGTCGATAACGGCGATGTTGAGATTCTAACGACTCCAGTGGGCGACTTTATCGCTTATGGAGACAATGCTAGTAAGTGTTTTGGGGTAGTGGGTTCCGGTAATCGCAATTTTAACAATCAATACTGCCTAACAGCCAAGCAGTATAGCCAGCGCTTTGGCTTCCCAGTTTTGGCTGACTTTGAAATGCGTGGTATGCTGGGAGATATTAAAAAAGTCGCAGCAATCATTGCAGACTTGTATGAGTTAGAGACAGAAAAATAA
- a CDS encoding methionine ABC transporter permease, protein MTELIQTYLPNVYKMGWAGQAGWGTAIYLTLYMTVLSFIIGGFLGLVAGLFLVLTAPGGVLENKVIFWILDKITSIFRAVPFIILLAIMSPLSHLIVKTSIGPNAALVPLSFAVFAFFARQVQVVLAELDGGVIEAAQASGATFWDIVGVYLSEGLPDLIRVTTVTLISLVGETAMAGAVGAGGIGNVAIAYGFNRYNHDVTILATIIIILIIFTIQFLGDFLTKKLSHK, encoded by the coding sequence ATGACAGAGTTGATTCAAACTTACTTACCAAATGTCTACAAGATGGGCTGGGCTGGTCAGGCAGGCTGGGGAACGGCTATCTACCTAACTCTTTATATGACAGTTCTTTCCTTCATCATCGGAGGATTCTTGGGGCTGGTGGCAGGTCTTTTCCTCGTCTTGACAGCGCCAGGTGGTGTCTTGGAAAATAAGGTTATCTTTTGGATTTTGGATAAGATTACCTCTATTTTCCGTGCGGTTCCTTTCATCATCCTCTTGGCAATCATGTCACCACTCTCTCACTTGATTGTGAAGACTAGCATTGGGCCAAATGCAGCCCTTGTCCCCCTTTCTTTTGCGGTCTTTGCCTTCTTTGCCCGTCAGGTGCAGGTTGTCTTGGCTGAGTTAGATGGTGGTGTCATTGAGGCTGCTCAAGCAAGCGGAGCGACCTTCTGGGATATCGTGGGTGTTTACCTATCAGAAGGTCTTCCAGATTTGATTCGTGTGACGACAGTAACCTTGATTTCCCTTGTTGGTGAAACAGCTATGGCGGGAGCAGTTGGTGCTGGTGGTATCGGTAATGTGGCCATTGCCTATGGATTCAACCGTTACAATCACGATGTGACCATCTTGGCGACCATCATTATCATCTTGATTATCTTTACAATCCAGTTCTTGGGAGATTTCTTGACCAAGAAATTAAGTCATAAATAA
- a CDS encoding YesL family protein — MGKFLEFVFNRIFLGMIATAYFWLLTLAGGVVFGLAPASATLMSLYAEHGYTYRAYHLKEAWELYKSNFVKSNLAFYSFVFVDLVLIYGLYLLVQLPHQTIFYLLATFLNVLVVALVFLAYTVSLKLQVYFDLSYQNTLKLSLIGIFMSLPAIAKVLLGSALLVGVGYYMPALLFFVGIGMWHFFISDMLEPIYESIHEKLATK; from the coding sequence ATGGGAAAATTTCTAGAATTCGTCTTTAATCGTATCTTTTTGGGAATGATTGCGACGGCTTATTTCTGGCTATTAACACTTGCAGGAGGAGTAGTCTTTGGTTTGGCACCAGCTAGTGCAACTCTTATGAGTTTGTATGCGGAGCATGGGTATACCTATCGAGCATACCATTTGAAGGAAGCTTGGGAATTGTATAAGAGCAATTTTGTCAAGAGCAATCTGGCTTTCTATAGTTTTGTGTTTGTGGATCTTGTTCTGATTTATGGTTTGTATCTTCTAGTTCAATTGCCCCACCAGACGATTTTCTACCTTTTGGCGACCTTTCTCAACGTCCTTGTAGTTGCTCTTGTCTTTCTAGCCTATACTGTGTCCTTGAAACTTCAGGTGTACTTTGATTTATCCTACCAAAATACCTTGAAACTGTCCCTTATCGGGATTTTTATGAGCTTACCTGCGATTGCCAAGGTTTTACTCGGGTCCGCTCTCCTTGTAGGAGTTGGTTATTATATGCCTGCCTTGCTCTTTTTTGTAGGAATTGGAATGTGGCATTTCTTTATCAGTGATATGTTGGAACCTATTTATGAAAGTATCCATGAAAAATTGGCGACAAAATAG
- a CDS encoding MetQ/NlpA family ABC transporter substrate-binding protein, whose product MKIKKWLGVAALATVAGLTLAACGNSEKKADNETVVKIATVNRSGSEEARWDKIQELVEKDGIKLEFTEFTDYSQPNKATADGEVDLNAFQHYNFLNNWNKENGKDLVAIADTYISPIRLYSGKNGEENKYTKVEEIPDNGEIAVPNDATNESRALYLLQSAGLIKLDVSGTALATVANITENPKNLKITELDASQTARSLSSVDAAVVNNTFVTEAKLDYKKALFKEQADENSKQWYNIIVAKKDWESSPKADAIKKIIAAYHTDEVKKVIEETSDGLDQPVW is encoded by the coding sequence ATGAAAATTAAAAAATGGCTCGGTGTAGCAGCTCTTGCTACAGTCGCAGGTTTGACTCTTGCAGCTTGCGGAAATTCAGAAAAGAAAGCAGACAACGAAACAGTTGTCAAAATTGCAACAGTTAACCGTAGCGGTTCTGAAGAAGCGCGTTGGGATAAAATCCAAGAATTGGTTGAAAAAGATGGAATTAAATTGGAATTCACAGAGTTCACAGACTATTCACAACCAAACAAGGCAACTGCTGATGGCGAAGTAGACTTGAATGCTTTCCAACACTACAACTTCTTGAACAACTGGAACAAAGAAAACGGGAAAGACCTTGTAGCGATTGCAGATACCTATATCTCACCAATCCGCCTATACTCAGGTAAAAATGGGGAAGAAAACAAGTACACCAAAGTGGAAGAAATCCCAGATAACGGTGAAATCGCCGTACCAAACGATGCAACAAACGAAAGCCGTGCACTTTACTTGCTTCAATCAGCTGGTTTGATCAAATTGGATGTTTCTGGAACTGCACTTGCAACAGTTGCTAACATCACAGAAAATCCAAAGAACTTGAAGATTACTGAATTGGACGCTAGCCAAACAGCTCGTTCATTGTCATCAGTTGATGCTGCCGTTGTAAACAATACCTTCGTTACAGAAGCAAAATTGGACTACAAGAAAGCACTCTTCAAAGAACAAGCTGATGAAAACTCAAAACAATGGTACAACATCATTGTTGCGAAAAAAGATTGGGAATCATCACCTAAGGCTGATGCCATCAAGAAAATTATCGCAGCTTACCACACTGATGAAGTGAAAAAAGTTATCGAAGAAACATCAGACGGTTTGGACCAACCAGTTTGGTAA
- a CDS encoding M20/M25/M40 family metallo-hydrolase, with protein sequence MVFPSEQEQIEKFEKDHVAQHYFEVLRTLISKKSVFAQQVGLKEVANYLGEIFKRVGAEVEIDESYTAPFVMAHFKSSRPDAKTLIFYNHYDTVPADGDQVWTEDPFTLSVRNGFMYGRGVDDDKGHITARLSALRKYMQHHDDLPVNISFIMEGAEESASMDLDKYLEKHADKLRGADLLVWEQGTKNALEQLEISGGNKGIVTFDAKVKSADVDIHSSYGGVVESAPWYLIQALSSLRAADGRILVEGLYEDVQEPNKRELALVDTYAQRNPEEISRIYGLELPLLQEDRAAFLKRFFFEPALNIEGIQSGYQGQGVKTILPAEASAKLEVRLVPGLEPHDVLEKIRKQLDKNGFDKVELYYTLGEMSYRSDMSAPAILNVIELAKKFYPQGVSVLPTTAGTGPMHTVFDALEVPMVAFGLGNANSRDHGGDENVRIADYYTHIELVEELIRSYE encoded by the coding sequence ATGGTTTTTCCTAGCGAACAAGAGCAGATTGAAAAATTTGAGAAGGATCATGTTGCCCAGCATTATTTTGAAGTCTTGCGCACCTTGATTTCCAAGAAATCAGTCTTTGCCCAACAGGTTGGACTCAAGGAGGTCGCAAACTATCTGGGTGAGATTTTCAAGCGTGTAGGGGCTGAAGTGGAGATTGATGAGAGCTATACGGCTCCCTTTGTCATGGCGCATTTCAAGAGTTCGCGTCCGGATGCCAAGACCTTGATCTTCTATAATCACTATGACACCGTGCCAGCGGATGGCGACCAGGTGTGGACAGAGGATCCTTTTACCCTTTCTGTGCGAAATGGCTTTATGTATGGGCGTGGGGTTGACGACGACAAAGGCCATATCACAGCTCGTTTGAGTGCTTTGAGAAAGTATATGCAGCACCATGATGACCTGCCTGTCAATATCAGCTTTATCATGGAGGGAGCAGAGGAGTCTGCTTCCATGGATCTAGATAAGTATTTAGAGAAACACGCAGACAAACTTCGTGGAGCGGACTTGCTAGTCTGGGAACAAGGAACCAAGAACGCCTTGGAACAGCTGGAAATCTCTGGCGGAAACAAGGGAATTGTAACCTTTGATGCTAAGGTGAAGAGTGCGGATGTGGATATCCACTCGAGTTATGGTGGTGTCGTGGAGTCAGCTCCATGGTATCTTATCCAGGCCTTAAGTAGCCTACGTGCAGCAGATGGACGTATCTTAGTAGAAGGCCTGTACGAGGATGTTCAAGAGCCAAATAAACGAGAGCTAGCCTTGGTGGATACTTACGCCCAACGCAATCCAGAGGAAATTAGTCGCATTTATGGTTTGGAATTACCTCTCTTACAAGAGGATCGTGCAGCCTTTCTAAAACGGTTCTTTTTCGAGCCAGCCCTTAATATCGAAGGGATTCAGTCAGGTTATCAAGGGCAAGGGGTTAAAACGATTTTGCCAGCAGAAGCCAGTGCTAAGTTAGAAGTTCGTTTGGTTCCTGGCTTAGAACCGCATGATGTTCTGGAAAAAATTCGGAAACAGCTAGACAAAAATGGCTTTGATAAGGTAGAATTATACTATACCTTGGGAGAGATGAGTTATCGAAGCGATATGAGCGCGCCGGCCATTCTCAATGTGATCGAGTTGGCCAAGAAATTCTATCCACAGGGCGTTTCAGTCTTGCCGACCACAGCGGGGACAGGACCTATGCATACGGTCTTTGATGCCTTAGAGGTACCCATGGTGGCCTTCGGTCTAGGAAATGCCAATAGCCGAGACCATGGTGGAGATGAAAACGTGCGAATCGCCGATTACTACACCCATATTGAATTAGTAGAGGAGCTGATTAGAAGCTATGAGTAG